A region from the Sulfurospirillum oryzae genome encodes:
- a CDS encoding host attachment protein, protein MSSKLVVVADLQHFKLFRIKADPMGRESLECLLSSDSLDIHLKPSEKLSDRLGHCETAWGRQGSGENHNMAEEEEQKRIRELVLQISEALLKYDHDEWYFAAPKSINQPIVGHLNSAIKTSMTQNLTLDLTKTPTDAILGHFAQ, encoded by the coding sequence ATGTCATCCAAACTAGTTGTTGTTGCCGATTTGCAACATTTTAAACTCTTTCGTATTAAAGCAGACCCTATGGGCAGAGAGTCGCTTGAATGTCTTTTAAGTAGTGATAGCCTTGATATTCACCTCAAACCAAGTGAAAAACTCTCCGATCGTTTAGGGCATTGTGAAACAGCATGGGGACGCCAAGGCTCAGGTGAAAATCATAACATGGCCGAAGAAGAAGAGCAAAAGCGTATTCGCGAACTGGTATTGCAAATTTCTGAAGCTCTTTTAAAATATGACCATGATGAATGGTACTTCGCAGCACCTAAGTCTATTAATCAGCCGATTGTTGGGCATTTGAATTCTGCAATTAAGACAAGTATGACGCAAAATCTAACGTTAGATTTGACCAAAACCCCAACAGATGCCATACTAGGGCATTTTGCCCAATAA